The following proteins are encoded in a genomic region of Gossypium hirsutum isolate 1008001.06 chromosome D05, Gossypium_hirsutum_v2.1, whole genome shotgun sequence:
- the LOC107944309 gene encoding coatomer subunit beta'-2, with amino-acid sequence MPLRLEIKRKLAQRSERVKSVDLHPTEPWILASLYSGTVCIWNYQSQTMAKSFEVTELPVRSAKFVARKQWVVAGADDMFIRVYNYNTMDKVKVFEAHTDYIRCVAVHPTLPYVLSSSDDMLIKLWDWEKGWVCTQIFEGHSHYVMQVTFNPKDTNTFASASLDRTIKIWNLGSPDPNFTLDAHQKGVNCVDYFTGGDKPYLITGSDDHTAKVWDYQTKSCVQTLEGHTHNVSAVCFHPELPIIITGSEDGTVRIWHATTYRLENTLNYGLERVWAIGYIKGSRRIVIGYDEGTIMVKIGREVPVASMDNSGKIIWAKHNEIQTVNIKSVGADIEVTDGERLPLAVKELGSCDLYPQSLKHNPNGRFVVVCGDGEYIIYTALAWRNRSFGSALEFVWSSDGEYAVRESSSKIKSFSKNFQEKKSVRPTFSAERIFGGTLLAMCSNDFICFYSWAECRLIRRIDVTVKNLYWADSGDLVAIASDTSFYILKYNRDVVQSYLDSGTPVDEQGVEDAFELLHETNERVRTGIWVGDCFIYNNSSWRLNYCVGGEVTTMFHLDRPMYLLGYLASQSRVYLIDKEFNVMGYTLLLSLIEYKTLVMRGDLERANEILPSIPKEHLNSVARFLESRGMIEDALEVATDPDYRFELAIQLGKLEIAREIAAEVQSESKWKQLGELAMSTGKLEMAEQCMKHAMDLSGLLLLYSSLGDVEGISRLASLSKEQGKNNVAFLCLFMLGKLEDCLQLLVESNRIPEAALMARSYLPSKVSEIVAIWRRDLNKVNPKAAESLADPREYPNLFEDWELALSVESKVAETRGVYPLAADYLNHAARSKMTLLEAFRNMQIDDEEPLVNGVLDYEAGEPNGHGLNSEEQNGEDGSQEEPVVVDADSNDGAVLVNGNEPEEEWVLTPDH; translated from the exons ATG CCACTCAGACTTGAAATTAAG AGGAAACTTGCTCAAAGATCAGAGAGAGTAAAATCCGTAGATCTCCATCCTACTGAACCATG GATTCTAGCAAGTTTGTATTCTGGAACTGTCTGCATCTGGAACTACCAGTCACAG ACCATGGCTAAGTCGTTTGAGGTCACTGAGTTGCCAG TTAGGTCAGCAAAGTTTGTTGCACGCAAGCAATGGGTTGTCGCTGGAGCTGATGACATGTTTATTCGTGTATACAATTACAACACCATGGATAAGGTCAAAGTATTTGAGGCACATACCGATTACATTAGATGTGTCGCTGTACATCCTACTCTTCCATACGTTTTGTCATCATCTGATGATATGCTCATAAAACTTTGGGACTGGGAGAAGGGTTGGGTGTGTACTCAGATATTTGAGGGACATTCCCATTATGTCATGCAAGTGACCTTTAATCCCAAAGATACAAACACTTTTGCCAGTGCATCTCTTGACCGTACCATAAAG ATTTGGAACCTTGGCTCCCCCGACCCAAATTTTACTTTGGATGCCCATCAGAAAGGTGTAAACTGTGTTGATTACTTTACAGGTGGTGATAAGCCATATCTGATCACTGGGTCTGATGATCACACTGCTAAG GTATGGGACTACCAAACCAAGAGTTGCGTCCAGACATTGGAAGGCCACACACACAATGTTTCTGCAGTTTGTTTCCATCCTGAACTTCCAATAATTATTACTGGTTCTGAGGATGGGACAGTTCGAATCTGGCATGCTACCACATATAG GCTTGAAAATACATTGAATTATGGTCTTGAGAGAGTTTGGGCAATTGGATATATAAAAGGTTCACGAAG GATTGTGATTGGGTATGATGAAGGAACTATTATGGTGAAAATTGGTCGTGAAGTTCCTGTAGCAAGTATGGACAACAGTGGGAAAATCATTTGGGCTAAGCACAATGAAATTCAAACTGTGAATATTAAGAGTGTAGGAGCAGATATTGAG GTTACTGATGGAGAAAGGTTGCCCTTGGCTGTAAAGGAATTAGGGTCATGTGATCTATATCCTCAA AGCTTAAAGCATAACCCAAATGGTAGGTTTGTTGTTGTCTGTGGAGATGGTGAGTACATCATATATACAGCATTAGCATGGAGAAATAGGTCATTTGGTTCGGCATTGGAATTCGTTTGGTCATCTGATGGAGAGTATGCTGTCAGAGAAAGCTCATCAAAGATAAAAAGTTTCAGCAAAAATTTCCAG GAAAAGAAGAGTGTCCGGCCAACCTTCTCTGCTGAGCGTATTTTTGGGGGCACTTTACTGGCAATGTGCTCCaatgattttatttgtttttatagttGGGCTGAATGCAGATTGATTCGTCGGATTGATGTTACCGTTAAA AATCTTTACTGGGCTGATAGTGGTGACTTGGTGGCAATTGCCAGTGATACATCGTTCTATATCCTAAAGTACAAT CGGGATGTAGTTCAATCATACTTAGATAGTGGAACACCAGTTGATGAACAAGGAGTTGAGGATGCATTTGAGCTTCTTCATGAAACCAATGAACGTGTCAGGACTGGGATATGGGTTGGGGACTGTTTCATTTACAATAACTCTTCATGGAGACTTAATTACTGTGTTGGTGGAGAG GTCACCACAATGTTTCATTTGGACCGTCCTATGTACTTGTTGGGATATCTTGCAAGTCAAAGTCGGGTGTATCTGATAGACAAAGAGTTTAA TGTAATGGGATACACGTTACTTCTCAGCCTTATTGAGTACAAGACACTTGTGATGCGTGGAGACTTGGAAAGGGCCAATGAGATTTTGCCTTCAATTCCTAAAGAGCACCTTAATAG TGTGGCTCGTTTCCTAGAATCACGAGGTATGATAGAGGATGCTCTAGAAGTTGCTACAGACCCTGATTACAGATTTGAGCTTGCCATTCAGCTTGGTAAATTAGAGATTGCcagg gaaatagCTGCGGAAGTTCAGAGTGAGTCTAAATGGAAGCAATTAGGAGAATTGGCTATGTCCACTGGAAAG CTAGAAATGGCTGAACAATGCATGAAGCATGCAATGGACCTGAGTGGTTTATTGCTGCTTTATTCCTCATTAGGAGATGTTGAAGGAATATCAAGACTTGCATCTCTTTCCAAAGAGCAAGGGAAAAACAATGTTGCTTTTCTTTGTTTATTCATGTTGGGTAAATTAGAGGATTGCCTTCAGCTTTTGGTGGAAAG TAATCGGATACCTGAGGCTGCTCTGATGGCGCGATCTTATCTTCCAAGCAAGGTTTCAGAGATAGTAGCAATCTGGAGAAGAGACCTCAACAAG GTTAATCCAAAAGCTGCTGAATCTTTGGCTGATCCTAGAGAGTATCCAAACTTGTTTGAGGATTGGGAACTTGCTCTTTCTGTTGAATCTAAAGTGGCAGAAACAAG GGGTGTTTACCCCCTTGCAGCGGATTATTTGAACCATGCTGCTAGATCGAAGATGACACTTTTGGAGGCTTTCAGAAACATGCAAATTGATGATGAGGAGCCTCTTGTGAATGGTGTACTTGATTATGAG GCTGGAGAACCAAATGGGCATGGTCTGAATTCAGAGGAGCAGAATGGAGAAGATGGTAGCCAAGAGGAGCCTGTTGTTGTAGATGCTGATTCTAACGATGGTGCAGTACTCGTTAATGGTAACGAGCCAGAAGAAGAGTGGG TGCTTACACCAGATCACTAG